One genomic region from Podarcis raffonei isolate rPodRaf1 chromosome 16, rPodRaf1.pri, whole genome shotgun sequence encodes:
- the ANKLE2 gene encoding ankyrin repeat and LEM domain-containing protein 2 isoform X1: MERWAAAAAAAGWPGWASWSRWPTWELLAACAVIGALGWMLRLLERRPGGRRRCQGPGPDAQGASSSAAATTPPPPAAEEKQRCRGSPHQGTVTMDAILSRLKQLTSDELREEIVKAGQKCGPLTLTTRSIFEKRLAQALLEQQGELEAETSLLNGVLGTAAADASQLQTKKPSRNQNGHIGSSEDGDFGYSMGLNPPEEEALMHKADNDSLISSQTPSKEPLLYYGVCPVYDDILARNERVHVYEDKKEALQAVKMIKGSRFKAFTNREDAEKFAKGICDYFPSPNKPSLSLSPVKVCSVFNRDGLCSPEMETVSKERANSYKSPRTQDLTAKLRKAVEKGDETAFLELIWSNPRYLIGSGDNPTIVQEGCRYNVMHVAAKENQPGICRLLLDTLENPEFMRLMYPDDDEIMLQKRIGYIVDLYLNTPDKVGFDTPLHFACKFGNPDVVSVLASHPDIVKNPRNKYNQTPAEVVCERSKNKTVDLKEKIREYLKGQCYVPLFRAEDNASQPVIGPPVIGAPWSPDQTDDSPHASLPRYFGSPKDPVLTVRAYGGPMSPSKAEEFHRLWKTPPRERAGFFNNLRKSDVERGVERVGRELAHELGFPWVEYWEFLGCFVDLSSQEGLQRLEAYLSQREMSYKAQQEKGENETHNRYKTPQLSGKSKKSCNSISVGAFLDDDDMSLEEVKNRQNAARNCSRTVASNEPTITDIRSSECDILSIEQTESIMPTAETSDRHSEKGVPASKNGFCSPVTSDRTLNPHRRHPSRGEECLPSPVSNLMEEFDKLSCQDQMVAGERSPEKPSQAATKSGCESAQMENTRQLRKPKDHLTKTYSPLLKAGAAAEDTKIRTEEKKPLEVGRLSAETDVRGGETKQSCSSELQSEMSSQCLLKVSSSNEKAKQLFLLGEQPTKLDNDVLTALHGLEMDPQKYPAIYKWSVSVQSYSPSDRQSWSTPSLKGRFKSQTASSPSSGLACCSPGKSSPVFGSPGKYNVGAASFSPDSGSPGWYSPAYVNYVMLSKRHHF, translated from the exons ATGGAGCGCTGGGCGgcggccgccgctgctgctggctGGCCGGGCTGGGCCTCGTGGTCCCGCTGGCCGACCTGGGAGCTGCTGGCCGCCTGCGCGGTGATCGGCGCCCTAGGCTGGATGCTGCGCTTGCTGGAGAGGAGGCCCGGCGGCCGGCGCCGCTGCCAAGGCCCCGGACCTGACGCCCAGGGGGCCTCCTCGTCCGCCGCCGCGACGACTCCTCCGCCGCCTGCTGCCGAGGAGAAGCAGCGCTGCCGCGGGAGCCCCCACCAAG GAACGGTAACAATGGATGCTATTTTATCACGATTAAAGCAGCTAACTTCTGATGAGCTCAGAGAAGAGATCGTTAAAGCTGGACAGAAATGTGGGCCTCTTACACTTACAACGAGATCAATTTTTGAAAAAAGATTGGCCCAGGCACTATTGGAACAGCAAGGAGAATTAGAGGCAGAAACCTCACTTTTGAATGGTGTACTTGGAACTGCTGCAGCTGATGCCAGCCAACTGCAAACAAAGAAACCTTCAAGGAATCAAAATGGTCACATAGGCTCCTCTGAGGATGGCGATTTTGGGTACAGTATGGGTTTGAACCCCCCAGAAGAGGAAGCCCTAATGCACAAGGCAGACAATGATTCTCTGATCAGTTCTCAGACTCCATCTAAGGAGCCTCTGCTATACTATGGTGTATGTCCGGTTTATGATGACATATTGGCAAGAAATG AGAGGGTGCATGTATATGAGGATAAAAAGGAAGCCTTGCAAGCTGTTAAAATGATAAAAGGTTCAAGATTTAAAGCTTTCACAAATAGGGAAGATGCAGAGAAATTTGCCAAAGGCATATGTGACTATTTCCCATCTCCAAACAAGCCCTCCTTATCTTTGTCGCCTGTGAAAGTTTGTTCCGTGTTCAACAGAG ACGGCTTATGCTCTCCTGAGATGGAAACCGTTAGTAAAGAGAGAGCCAACAGTTACAAAAGTCCTCGTACGCAGGATCTTACTGCCAAGCTTCGGAAGGCGGTTGAGAAAGGAGATGAAACAGCATTCTTGGAACTTATCTGGAGTAATCCTCGCTATCTCATTGGCTCTGGAGACAACCCGACAATTGTTCAG GAAGGCTGTAGATACAATGTCATGCATGTTGCGGCCAAGGAGAATCAGCCTGGTATCTGCCGGTTGCTATTGGACACTTTGGAAAATCCTGAATTTATGCGATTGATGTATCCTGATGATGATGAGATAATGTTACAGAAGCGCATCGGGTACATTGTTGACCTTTATCTTAACACACCAGATAAAGTG ggATTTGATACACCACTACATTTTGCTTGCAAATTTGGGAACCCAGATGTGGTTAGTGTGCTTGCTTCACATCCAGATATTGTAAAGAACCCAAGGAACAAGTACAACCAAACTCCAGCAGAA GTAGTTTGTgaaagaagtaaaaataaaactGTGGATCTGAAAGAGAAAATCAGGGAATACTTGAAAG GTCAGTGTTATGTGCCACTCTTCAGAGCAGAAGACAATGCCTCACAACCTGTGATCGGACCACCTGTGATTGGAGCACCTTGGTCACCTGATCAGACAGATGATAGCCCTCATGCTTCTTTACCCAGATATTTTGGCAGCCCCAAAGATCCTGTGTTGACAGTAAGGGCTTATGGAGGCCCAATGAGCCCTTCTAAG GCAGAAGAGTTCCACAGACTTTGGAAGACTCCACCTCGAGAGCGAGCAGGATtttttaacaatctcagaaaatctGATGTGGAAAGAGGCGTTGAAAGAGTTGGAAG GGAGTTAGCTCATGAACTGGGGTTCCCGTGGGTTGAATACTGGGAATTTCTGGGCTGTTTTGTTGATCTGTCTTCCCAGGAGGGGTTACAAAGGCTAGAAGCATACCTGAGTCAACGGGAAATGAGCTATAAGGCTCAGCAAGAGAAAGGGGAGAATGAAACCCACAACAGATACAAAACCCCACAGCTTTCTG gcaAAAGTAAAAAAAGCTGCAATTCTATTTCTGTTGGGGCAtttcttgatgatgatgatatgagtTTGGAAGAAGTAAAGAACAGGCAGAACGCTGCCAGAAATTGCAGCCGAACTGTTGCATCCAATGAACCAACCATCACCGACATCAGAAGCTCAGAGTGTGACATCCTGTCCATTGAGCAGACTGAAAGCATAATGCCTACAGCAGAAACTTCTGATAGGCACTCGGAGAAAGGAGTTCCTGCCAGTAAAAATGGATTTTGTAGCCCTGTGACCAGTGATAGGACATTAAATCCTCATAGGAGGCACCCAAGTCGAGGAGAAGAGTGCCTTCCGTCTCCAGTCTCCAATTTAATGGAAGAATTTGATAAGCTGTCTTGTCAGGATCAGATGGTGGCAGGAGAACGTTCACCAGAGAAGCCAAGCCAGGCTGCCACAAAAAGCGGGTGTGAGAGTGCTCAGATGGAAAATACAAGGCAGCTTAGAAAACCTAAGGACCATCTCACTAAGACTTATTCACCGCTTCTCAAGGCGGGTGCAGCTGCTGAGGATACAAAAATAAggacagaagaaaaaaaaccactaGAAGTGGGGAGGCTGTCAGCAGAAACTGATGTCCGGGGAGGGGAGACAAAACAGTCTTGCAGTTCTGAATTGCAGTCTGAGATGTCCTCGcaatgtctcctaaaagtctcaTCCTCAAACGAAAAAGCCAAGCAGCTGTTTCTCTTAGG GGAACAGCCAACAAAACTGGACAATGATGTGTTAACAGCATTACATGGGTTAGAGATGGATCCACAAAAATACCCTGCTATTTACAAGTGGAGTGTGTCCGTTCAGTCCTACTCTCCTTCTGACCGGCAAAG TTGGTCAACTCCATCACTAAAAGGAAGATTCAAATCTCAGACAGCTTCAAGCCCTTCAAGTGGTCTGGCATGCTGTAGCCCAGGAAAGAGCAGTCCAGTATTTGGTAGTCCTGGGAAATACAATGTAGGTGCTGCCAGCTTCTCCCCCGATTCTGGGAGCCCTGGATGGTACAGCCCAGCATATGTGAACTACGTTATGTTATCTAAGCGCCATCACTTCTAA
- the ANKLE2 gene encoding ankyrin repeat and LEM domain-containing protein 2 isoform X2 — protein MDAILSRLKQLTSDELREEIVKAGQKCGPLTLTTRSIFEKRLAQALLEQQGELEAETSLLNGVLGTAAADASQLQTKKPSRNQNGHIGSSEDGDFGYSMGLNPPEEEALMHKADNDSLISSQTPSKEPLLYYGVCPVYDDILARNERVHVYEDKKEALQAVKMIKGSRFKAFTNREDAEKFAKGICDYFPSPNKPSLSLSPVKVCSVFNRDGLCSPEMETVSKERANSYKSPRTQDLTAKLRKAVEKGDETAFLELIWSNPRYLIGSGDNPTIVQEGCRYNVMHVAAKENQPGICRLLLDTLENPEFMRLMYPDDDEIMLQKRIGYIVDLYLNTPDKVGFDTPLHFACKFGNPDVVSVLASHPDIVKNPRNKYNQTPAEVVCERSKNKTVDLKEKIREYLKGQCYVPLFRAEDNASQPVIGPPVIGAPWSPDQTDDSPHASLPRYFGSPKDPVLTVRAYGGPMSPSKAEEFHRLWKTPPRERAGFFNNLRKSDVERGVERVGRELAHELGFPWVEYWEFLGCFVDLSSQEGLQRLEAYLSQREMSYKAQQEKGENETHNRYKTPQLSGKSKKSCNSISVGAFLDDDDMSLEEVKNRQNAARNCSRTVASNEPTITDIRSSECDILSIEQTESIMPTAETSDRHSEKGVPASKNGFCSPVTSDRTLNPHRRHPSRGEECLPSPVSNLMEEFDKLSCQDQMVAGERSPEKPSQAATKSGCESAQMENTRQLRKPKDHLTKTYSPLLKAGAAAEDTKIRTEEKKPLEVGRLSAETDVRGGETKQSCSSELQSEMSSQCLLKVSSSNEKAKQLFLLGEQPTKLDNDVLTALHGLEMDPQKYPAIYKWSVSVQSYSPSDRQSWSTPSLKGRFKSQTASSPSSGLACCSPGKSSPVFGSPGKYNVGAASFSPDSGSPGWYSPAYVNYVMLSKRHHF, from the exons ATGGATGCTATTTTATCACGATTAAAGCAGCTAACTTCTGATGAGCTCAGAGAAGAGATCGTTAAAGCTGGACAGAAATGTGGGCCTCTTACACTTACAACGAGATCAATTTTTGAAAAAAGATTGGCCCAGGCACTATTGGAACAGCAAGGAGAATTAGAGGCAGAAACCTCACTTTTGAATGGTGTACTTGGAACTGCTGCAGCTGATGCCAGCCAACTGCAAACAAAGAAACCTTCAAGGAATCAAAATGGTCACATAGGCTCCTCTGAGGATGGCGATTTTGGGTACAGTATGGGTTTGAACCCCCCAGAAGAGGAAGCCCTAATGCACAAGGCAGACAATGATTCTCTGATCAGTTCTCAGACTCCATCTAAGGAGCCTCTGCTATACTATGGTGTATGTCCGGTTTATGATGACATATTGGCAAGAAATG AGAGGGTGCATGTATATGAGGATAAAAAGGAAGCCTTGCAAGCTGTTAAAATGATAAAAGGTTCAAGATTTAAAGCTTTCACAAATAGGGAAGATGCAGAGAAATTTGCCAAAGGCATATGTGACTATTTCCCATCTCCAAACAAGCCCTCCTTATCTTTGTCGCCTGTGAAAGTTTGTTCCGTGTTCAACAGAG ACGGCTTATGCTCTCCTGAGATGGAAACCGTTAGTAAAGAGAGAGCCAACAGTTACAAAAGTCCTCGTACGCAGGATCTTACTGCCAAGCTTCGGAAGGCGGTTGAGAAAGGAGATGAAACAGCATTCTTGGAACTTATCTGGAGTAATCCTCGCTATCTCATTGGCTCTGGAGACAACCCGACAATTGTTCAG GAAGGCTGTAGATACAATGTCATGCATGTTGCGGCCAAGGAGAATCAGCCTGGTATCTGCCGGTTGCTATTGGACACTTTGGAAAATCCTGAATTTATGCGATTGATGTATCCTGATGATGATGAGATAATGTTACAGAAGCGCATCGGGTACATTGTTGACCTTTATCTTAACACACCAGATAAAGTG ggATTTGATACACCACTACATTTTGCTTGCAAATTTGGGAACCCAGATGTGGTTAGTGTGCTTGCTTCACATCCAGATATTGTAAAGAACCCAAGGAACAAGTACAACCAAACTCCAGCAGAA GTAGTTTGTgaaagaagtaaaaataaaactGTGGATCTGAAAGAGAAAATCAGGGAATACTTGAAAG GTCAGTGTTATGTGCCACTCTTCAGAGCAGAAGACAATGCCTCACAACCTGTGATCGGACCACCTGTGATTGGAGCACCTTGGTCACCTGATCAGACAGATGATAGCCCTCATGCTTCTTTACCCAGATATTTTGGCAGCCCCAAAGATCCTGTGTTGACAGTAAGGGCTTATGGAGGCCCAATGAGCCCTTCTAAG GCAGAAGAGTTCCACAGACTTTGGAAGACTCCACCTCGAGAGCGAGCAGGATtttttaacaatctcagaaaatctGATGTGGAAAGAGGCGTTGAAAGAGTTGGAAG GGAGTTAGCTCATGAACTGGGGTTCCCGTGGGTTGAATACTGGGAATTTCTGGGCTGTTTTGTTGATCTGTCTTCCCAGGAGGGGTTACAAAGGCTAGAAGCATACCTGAGTCAACGGGAAATGAGCTATAAGGCTCAGCAAGAGAAAGGGGAGAATGAAACCCACAACAGATACAAAACCCCACAGCTTTCTG gcaAAAGTAAAAAAAGCTGCAATTCTATTTCTGTTGGGGCAtttcttgatgatgatgatatgagtTTGGAAGAAGTAAAGAACAGGCAGAACGCTGCCAGAAATTGCAGCCGAACTGTTGCATCCAATGAACCAACCATCACCGACATCAGAAGCTCAGAGTGTGACATCCTGTCCATTGAGCAGACTGAAAGCATAATGCCTACAGCAGAAACTTCTGATAGGCACTCGGAGAAAGGAGTTCCTGCCAGTAAAAATGGATTTTGTAGCCCTGTGACCAGTGATAGGACATTAAATCCTCATAGGAGGCACCCAAGTCGAGGAGAAGAGTGCCTTCCGTCTCCAGTCTCCAATTTAATGGAAGAATTTGATAAGCTGTCTTGTCAGGATCAGATGGTGGCAGGAGAACGTTCACCAGAGAAGCCAAGCCAGGCTGCCACAAAAAGCGGGTGTGAGAGTGCTCAGATGGAAAATACAAGGCAGCTTAGAAAACCTAAGGACCATCTCACTAAGACTTATTCACCGCTTCTCAAGGCGGGTGCAGCTGCTGAGGATACAAAAATAAggacagaagaaaaaaaaccactaGAAGTGGGGAGGCTGTCAGCAGAAACTGATGTCCGGGGAGGGGAGACAAAACAGTCTTGCAGTTCTGAATTGCAGTCTGAGATGTCCTCGcaatgtctcctaaaagtctcaTCCTCAAACGAAAAAGCCAAGCAGCTGTTTCTCTTAGG GGAACAGCCAACAAAACTGGACAATGATGTGTTAACAGCATTACATGGGTTAGAGATGGATCCACAAAAATACCCTGCTATTTACAAGTGGAGTGTGTCCGTTCAGTCCTACTCTCCTTCTGACCGGCAAAG TTGGTCAACTCCATCACTAAAAGGAAGATTCAAATCTCAGACAGCTTCAAGCCCTTCAAGTGGTCTGGCATGCTGTAGCCCAGGAAAGAGCAGTCCAGTATTTGGTAGTCCTGGGAAATACAATGTAGGTGCTGCCAGCTTCTCCCCCGATTCTGGGAGCCCTGGATGGTACAGCCCAGCATATGTGAACTACGTTATGTTATCTAAGCGCCATCACTTCTAA